GTTCAGGTGATCGTGAAACGAGTGGGGAAGACACCGCTAAGTAACCTCAGCCTGCAAGGGGCTTACCATACCTATCGAGGATCGCCGGCACCGAACGAAGACGTTCGTCGAGAAACTTTTGCCTTGCGCGAGCAGGCGAAATTCGCTCACTCGTAGCGCAAGCGCAGGAAGATCCCGGGGCTTGTTCGTACAAAGAAGTCTTGCTTATTTTTTGGCAAGCGACGAAGAAACGGCACGCAGAGCTTCGCTCGCTGGCACTCGTTCTCAGCCCGGCGCGATACGACGCGCATGATCGCTACAACAGGCCCCGCAATCGGCTGTCGGGAATGGGCTGATGCGCTACAAGATCGTTTCTGCCGACCACTCCCTTAGGTAGGAAGCCCAACGCCAGGGATGGGCCATTCAATTGTCGTCGGCCGGCCGTAATGATCTCCCTGAGCATAACGACAGCCGAGCGAACGACAGGTTTGTGCTTCGTTATCACTATGCACACCAGCCGCCACCAGTTGCGCGCCGATCTCCCCCGCAGCTTCCACAAGCGCTTTGATCTGACGCTGACGTTCGCTGCTGCGATCAACGCCTCGCGCCAGCGATGGCGAGAGCTTGATAAAGTCAGGAGCGAAGTCCTTTTGACTTTTGATCTGATGCTGGCCCCCTGCAAAACCGACGTAAGCAACTCCTAATCCGAGTGCACGAAGACGATCGACAAAGTGGCGAAAGTACGGAATATCAACCACCGCTGAATCGGGAATTTCTGCCACAACACGCTTGCCACCACTCACCGACGTGAGCGAAGCAAGAGACAGCGGCAACGCATCGGCTCCCACTTCGGCAGGCTGCAGATTCAGCAGCAACCACTGCGCGCCGGGCATCGTGGCGGCTTGTTCAGCTGCGAGTAAACGGTGCAGCTGTTGGGCTCGCTCGGTGAGTCGACAATCGGTCGATTGCAACAGACGCTCGGCAGTGGTGGGCTCGAGTCCCGCGAGTTGCGGCCGGCGGATCGCTTCATACCCAACAGTGATTCCATCGCGTAAGTCGACGATTGGCTGAAAACGATTCCGTGCCGCGCGATGCAGCAGCATCTCCTGCTGCGCTCGTACCGCTTTCACGAGCAAAATAGCCGCATCATCGACACCATCCGACATCGTTTCACAGGAATCCATCGGCTGCGTTACGGTTTTTCGAGTCGCCTCATCTCCCTTGGAATGAAAGCTAAACTCGACATCCGCTATCACCAACAAATCGCCATCGTGCAGCACCGTTTCGTCGATCTTCTGACCGTTCAAAACGGTACCGTTGGTACTCTTCAGATCGCGGACGCGAAACTGCGAGCCGTCGAACAAAATCTCGGCATGCTCGCGTGATACTTTCGACGACAAGATCTGATAGTCGCACGATTCGTTCCGTCCCACCGTGAACGGAAACTGCTCGAGAGGGATCTGTTCCACCTGCCCCGAGGAGTCGCTCCGCTGAAGCCACGGAGTGAGCGTTTGCGTCGCGGAAAGCATCTTTGTGCGCATATGCACTGCCACCTTGCCCGCAGAAATGCGCAGCCATCATGCCCGCGCATTTCACCGATCGAGAGATGAGAAAAGAGGCGTTTTCCTGGGATTTTCACATGAATTTCCCAGACACCGAGCGCCTGCGGCCAGCCAACCCCGCCAGCGAGTGGCGAAAGTGAACCGCAACGCAAATCTAGCTCACGATTCGGCGCGAGGCCGAATTCTCGACAAATATTTTTTCTCAAGGGGCAAGCTGCTCGCCACCACAGAAGCGCCTGGTGTTTTCTTCACAAAACTTGATCGCACGCCATTTTTGTGACCTACACTTTCGGTGAACCCAAAAACTCCGTGGCCTAAGCACCCTCGGCTCAAGAGCTCCATGACGCACGCTACCGCAGAACTATCAGCGACCTCCAACTCCAGGCCGTTCTCACTGCTTGTGGTTTCGCCCGATCGCAAGTTGCTTCGTCAACTTGCGAGATTTCTCGACGTGTTTGGCTATCACACTCGCCAGGCAGCCGACGTGAATCAAGCGATTGCCGCAGCCCAGTGCGGACCTGTTGATTTTCTGATCGCCGATGCGCTCACTCCGGTTCCTCCCGGAACACAGCTCTGCAAACTGGTCCGAGCCCAGGCCCGAGGTGGCTATACCTACTCGCTCCTCGCGCTTGCCGATCCCACCGTACAGCAAGTGACTGAAGCACTCGAAGCTGGTTTCGACGACTTCCTCGCCCGGCCGATTGTGTTTGGCGAATTGCTCGCGCGTCTTCGCGCTGGAGCGCGGGTGATCGAGTTCGAACGCCGCTTAGCCACCCAATCGGGCTGCGATCCGGTCACGAAACTCCCCGATCGAAGCTTGCTCGCCAAGTTCCTCGCTCAGCCGATTCCGGCCCCGTTTACTCAGCGGTTCCTGGCTATCCTCGATCTCGATTCTTTCTCGCGAGTGCCGCGTAATGCTGGCGCGGAAGCGTCGCATCTGCTGCTTCCGATCATCGCCGAACGTCTCTGCTCGCTTGCCCCCAGCGGAAGTTTTGTAGCCTCGCTCGGCGACGATCATTTCGCGGTGACCCTCGATACCACGAGCGAACACGATGCGATCGCTGCTGCTCAGAAAATGATCGACGCGCTCGCTGCCGAAACGTTTACGATCGGCACCTCGACCGTGCATCTCACCACCAGCTGTGGGTTGGTCGAACATCGTGCGTCGCAGCAATCAGCCGATGCCACCCTCGAAATGGCCGAGAGTTCGCTCGATCTCGCCAAATCATCGGGTGGCAACTGTGTGTGCACCTATCGCGAGGTAGATCACGACGAAGAAGCTTGGGCCGAACTGGCTGCTGCTGGTCGCTTGTTTGAAACGACACTCGCTCGCGATGTGATGTCCCCCTGCCCCCTCCTGGTGCACCTCGACGAGACTCTCGATCAAGCGCAAGCGATGATCAATCTCACGCGGCTGTCGGCAGCTGTGGTGGTCGATTCGGAAGGTCGTCTCGCGGGACTATTAACCCAAGATCAACTCACGGCGCTCGATCCACGTCCTACTGGAAAACCACGAGGGGGGAGCAGCACGCGGCTCGTCCGCCATTTGATGACCAGCGATGTCCCCAAGTTCGACGAACGAGCGACGCTCGCCGAATTGCTCGAGTTTTTCACGGGAAATTCGAGCCCCTTGGCAGTGATCGTGAGCGAGAAGAAACCGACCGGCATTGTCTTTTGTCAGGCTCTCGCCGCTCTCAACGAGCGCCTAACCTCGTCTCATTTTGCTCCACTGCAATCGATCACTGAAACGAGCGACTATCTGCTCGTTCCCGATCTTTGCCATGCCGATACTTCTTGCTAGAGTCCCGCGCTCTAACTTCCGCTTCCTCGTAACTGGTACTGTCACTCCACCCCTTCATGCTGATTTGGCGACGATCAAGATGATCTCGCGATGGATCGACCAACTCCCCGAGGCTCCCCATGCAACTCGTACTGTTCGAGGATGAGTTCGTACCCAAACTCTATCCCATCACGGTTGGTCGTCCTGCCTTTGCAACGACGGTGGGAAGCTATCGCCTGATCGACTGGATGTCGTTTCTTGCGCAAGATGTTGGCGCGAAGATTCGAGCTGTCGTACGACCTCATCTTACGACGATCTTACACATCGATTATCCACAGCTAGCTGCAGTCCCATCACCGGGCGATCTTCCTGTGCTCCTCGTCAATGCACGGATGGTCCCTTCACGAACGGTGTGCGAGAATCTCCTAGCGCTGCTAAAAACGGGTCAGTCGGGACTCGTGCGAAGTGGCGATGCGCTGGCAGCAGCGCTCATCACCGACCCGGCCCTCTTGCCCCCAACTAGCAACGATCTGAAGAAGTTTCTCGACTATCTCCACTCGAGCGTTTGGGCCAAATTGCCAACGATTTCCGGCAATTTTCCGCTACTTGACTACCCTCACGACACGGTCCGTCACAATCTGTCGATCATCGACGAGAACCTCGCGCATCGACTTGCGCGCGGCAACTTCCAAGAGATTGCTACCGGTGTGTTTGCCGCTGAGGGGGCGACGCTCGGTGCCTACTGCGTAACCGATACGTCGAAAGGTCCGGTGCTGCTCGATCAAGGTGCCACCGTCGGGCCCTATACCTTGCTGCGCGGCCCAGCCTATATCGGACCCAAGTCACGTGTTCTCGAACACTCGGCCATCAAGGATGCTGTTTCGCTAGGACACACCACCAAGATCGGTGGCGAAGTCGAAGCGTCGATCGTCGAGCCTTACACCAACAAACAGCATCACGGATTTTTGGGACACAGCTATTTGGGAAGCTGGATCAATCTCGGTGCGGGAACATGCAACAGCGATCTCAAAAACACCTACGGCATGGTGAAGATGGAATATCGTGGCGAGCATGTACAAACCGGGATGCAGTTCGTTGGCTGCATGATGGGGGACTATAGCAAGAGTGCAATCAACACCGGCATCTTCACCGGCAAAACGGTGGGAGCTTGCTCGATGGTCTATGGCTTCGTGACGACGAATGTCCCCAGCTTTGTGAACTATGCTCGGCTGTTTGGTCAAGTGACCGAGCTTCCCCCCGATGTGATGATCGCCACGCAGCAGCGCATGTTTCAGCGGCGCAGTGTGAGCCAGCGCCCCTGCGACTCGCAGCTGATCCACGACATGTACGAGCTCACGCGGCACGAACGTCAGCTCGCGGGTGAACCGCTATCGCTCTAACGATCGTTGGGCCTGCGCCGCGCGACCAGTGCCACGCTCACCCACTGCTTAGAGCGCCAGCTTCACGACTTCGCCAATCACGCGAATCAACTCTTGCGACAACTGGCTCGCCTTAAGTGCCTCACTTTCCACAGCTTAGCGCAATCTTTTGCGCGTGACGGTGCGACTGCATGGGATCGTTGCCAGCAACGCTAGCGGCGTACGGTTCTTTGTAAAATTTACGCAATCTGGCCTCGAGCGACGTTGCTCGGTTTTGGCCGTTGGTGGTACAGTGCCCGCGATCCAGAGTCAGCCCGAGCGCGCTTGTTCGCCTCGATCGGCTGAAGGAGGTTCGAACTTCAGGACGAAGCTCGAGCGGT
This window of the Pirellula staleyi DSM 6068 genome carries:
- a CDS encoding EAL domain-containing protein, with the translated sequence MRTKMLSATQTLTPWLQRSDSSGQVEQIPLEQFPFTVGRNESCDYQILSSKVSREHAEILFDGSQFRVRDLKSTNGTVLNGQKIDETVLHDGDLLVIADVEFSFHSKGDEATRKTVTQPMDSCETMSDGVDDAAILLVKAVRAQQEMLLHRAARNRFQPIVDLRDGITVGYEAIRRPQLAGLEPTTAERLLQSTDCRLTERAQQLHRLLAAEQAATMPGAQWLLLNLQPAEVGADALPLSLASLTSVSGGKRVVAEIPDSAVVDIPYFRHFVDRLRALGLGVAYVGFAGGQHQIKSQKDFAPDFIKLSPSLARGVDRSSERQRQIKALVEAAGEIGAQLVAAGVHSDNEAQTCRSLGCRYAQGDHYGRPTTIEWPIPGVGLPT
- a CDS encoding diguanylate cyclase, yielding MTHATAELSATSNSRPFSLLVVSPDRKLLRQLARFLDVFGYHTRQAADVNQAIAAAQCGPVDFLIADALTPVPPGTQLCKLVRAQARGGYTYSLLALADPTVQQVTEALEAGFDDFLARPIVFGELLARLRAGARVIEFERRLATQSGCDPVTKLPDRSLLAKFLAQPIPAPFTQRFLAILDLDSFSRVPRNAGAEASHLLLPIIAERLCSLAPSGSFVASLGDDHFAVTLDTTSEHDAIAAAQKMIDALAAETFTIGTSTVHLTTSCGLVEHRASQQSADATLEMAESSLDLAKSSGGNCVCTYREVDHDEEAWAELAAAGRLFETTLARDVMSPCPLLVHLDETLDQAQAMINLTRLSAAVVVDSEGRLAGLLTQDQLTALDPRPTGKPRGGSSTRLVRHLMTSDVPKFDERATLAELLEFFTGNSSPLAVIVSEKKPTGIVFCQALAALNERLTSSHFAPLQSITETSDYLLVPDLCHADTSC
- a CDS encoding putative sugar nucleotidyl transferase produces the protein MQLVLFEDEFVPKLYPITVGRPAFATTVGSYRLIDWMSFLAQDVGAKIRAVVRPHLTTILHIDYPQLAAVPSPGDLPVLLVNARMVPSRTVCENLLALLKTGQSGLVRSGDALAAALITDPALLPPTSNDLKKFLDYLHSSVWAKLPTISGNFPLLDYPHDTVRHNLSIIDENLAHRLARGNFQEIATGVFAAEGATLGAYCVTDTSKGPVLLDQGATVGPYTLLRGPAYIGPKSRVLEHSAIKDAVSLGHTTKIGGEVEASIVEPYTNKQHHGFLGHSYLGSWINLGAGTCNSDLKNTYGMVKMEYRGEHVQTGMQFVGCMMGDYSKSAINTGIFTGKTVGACSMVYGFVTTNVPSFVNYARLFGQVTELPPDVMIATQQRMFQRRSVSQRPCDSQLIHDMYELTRHERQLAGEPLSL